The Eubacterium maltosivorans genome includes the window AAATTATAAAATTTATGACAGTATAATTGTAGAAAATGTTATAAATAAAAATCATTATACAATAAATTTGAAGAACAGGAGCAAAAAATGTTTTTATTTTCTTTACCTTTTATTCCTTTTATGTATTTAATAATTCAAATATATTTTATTGTGATGGCTAAAATAAAGCCTCAATTATTTATCGAGCAGAATATGCATTACGAAAAAAGGCAGTTTAAATTTTCTGAAGAAACAGTTTTAGATAAAATAATTAATTGTTTTTTTTATATTCTAAAGATAATTTATATGCTTTTTTTTATCGGAACTCTAGTGTTTATTTTTGATTTAAATTTGAAAATACCTTTTAGTGCAGCAGAAGCATTTAGCAGTATTATAGATGCTGAATTTACATGCCTAATAGGAATTTTTTCTTTTGTTGCGATATACACAAATTTTAAGCAAAATAGTTTTGGGTTGTTGACAGTTGAAGAACTTTTAGAGAAAAAGCATTATACATTTTGGTTATGGCTCTTTTTTCTTTTAAGTTTTAGCTCTATAATAGTCTATTCTATAGATAATAAAAGCCATATTGGAAGCATTATAGGGTTTACACTTAGTTTATCATCGTTTATCCCTATTGCCTTTATAATGGCAACGAGTATTCCATTTTTAATATCAAAACAAAAAATTATACATAAACAAAATATGAATCTTTATTTACAATCTTACTACTCGGAAATGTATCAAAAAAGTTTCTGGAAAATTTTAAAAAAGAATCAAGTGTTTAGTTCTTTTCAAGAATTGGTTTGGGAATATTTACAAGAATCTAGACAAATAGGGAATATTAAAAATGTTCAGTACGTTGAAATAAATGCGGATAAAAGTTTAGCATCTGAATTTAGTAAAAAAAGCAGTAGGTTGATTCTATTATTTATTGTTTCGATGATGATAGTGACATTTTTTATTGCTTGTATTTTAGGTCTGCAAGAAAATTTTGTGAGTATAATAATGATATCACTAATTTTATTGGTGATTATGATACTTTTAAACTTAAACAAATCAGTCAAAATAGGAAACGTGCGATTGATCTATGGAAATTGGGGCTTCGAATTTGCTAACAAAAAAGAAAAACGATGTTTTGTATCTTTATCGTCAATGTTTCTGATAGAGCCATTGATGAAAAAGCATATAAAAACAAGCTTAGGAATATTAGTGCTTTATATAAATATATTGATCTTTAGAAAAGAAAAAGATATTGAATACATTTTAAACGGCGTTATGAACATATGCGAAACAATCGACCTACAAAATGGGCATTATAAAACTATACCGATAGTTGTTTTATTGCACTTTTTCAAAGATATGAAATACCAAAAAAGCAAAAAGTATTGTGAATATTTTAGCGATTCAGATAGTAAAGAAGTTACAGAGGAACTAAAAGTTAATGCTTCGTTTTGTACAGCTTTATTAAAAAAACTCGAATGCAATCCTCAACATGAGTCATTTATCAAAGACCATTTAAACAATAAAAATATGTTAGAAGATTTTTATAATTACGTTGGATTAGAAATTAAGAAGACCACATCTGATGGTTCGCTATCTTCGTTTCCAGATTGTTTATTGTAAAAAATAATTTGATAATAAAATGATTTTAGTATGACTGAAAAGGTTTTATGACGATGTCAATGTTTAAAGATTTGGACCTTTATCTCTGAGTAGAGATGAGCGTTGATGTGGATTTTACAAGAATGTCCATCAGGATATTTTCAGGAAACTTTTTAAAACTTTTTTTATTTTACCTATTACTTAAGAGGAGTAAAAGTTAATTACTCCCCGAAATGTCGTGTTTTTAAAAACAATGAATTTTTGCCATTGTCAATTCTTTTTCTATCTTTAGTAATCTGGGATCTAAAGTGACTGTGCTTAATTCAATTATCATTGTGAGTAGTACCAATAATATAAAAAAGATGAACAATAATTGTAAATTACAAAAGCAGACTTTTCTTGTTATTGGCTGTTAGAAATTGAATACACTTTATCGATAAATAAGTAGTAAAAAAGAAACTATAATGATATTTATACTACATTATTAAGAACCTTTGAAAACACCATTTTACACACCAGTTTTTTCCCAGTAAATTTGTATTTTAGATTTTTTTGAAGCCTTTTATTATAGCGGGTAAAGCTTCGGAGCCCGCATGAATACTACACTATTACACAAGAGAGTATGTAAAAAAACGCTCTTAGTATGCCCATGAGGCCGGAGGTTCAAATCCTCTCACTCCGACCATTTTGTTAGTGTTTTAGCCCTTTTGTGGGCTTTTATTTTTTTATAAAATAACGGCGTACACCAGTTGTACACCAGTTGGAAATCTGGCTCAAAGGTCTGTTTCATAAAAGAGATCAATTTTTGAGGCAGTTCTTTTTTTCTGTCGACGTTCAAGATGCCACATTCTTTGCTGTCAGCTCCTTAGTGATTTTTTTTAACACGGGGTTCCAATGTCTGTAACGAAAACAAGCTTTTCCCCGACGGGTAGCTTTATCATATTTCATTATGTACTCCTATCGTACTGGGAAAAACGGTGTACATTTTCTTCGGTTTGTTATAAGTTACCGAATATGATATAATCAAGGTGCGAAGCCGTTGTACCATTCCGGTATGACAGAGGTCGTTTATGTCTTGTTATGAGGCAGGAGCGGCTTTTTTATTTACTTATGTATGCCGGCTCATCTGATGTTTAATAACGGTTATTTTGTTGTCCGAATATTTTCCGCATCGTTGATCCTTACGATTGTAATCATTGGTTTGGAACGGGCTGTTTCCGGCTAAAACGGCATTATTTTCATTGGAAAGATAAAAGAAGCGTTTTAAAAGGATAAAACAGATCAAACATATTGTTGAGTTTGTCAAAATCGAAAACTGTGACAGCGTGTTGTACGGTTGGGTAAAAAGCGTTATAGGATTAAATTGAACAGTAGAAAATAAAAAGCCGCCTGAAAAATCAGACGGCTTATATACAGCAGATAATCGGCAGGGCGGCGTATCCTGCATCTCAGGTACTCGAAAGAGTGTGTTGGGAGCCATTTCCAACCTCAATTACCTGCTGGTATAATCTATGTACCCTTTATTCTTTTATACTCTCATTATAAGGCTTTTCAAAGAAGGCGTCAAGGTCTAGGGATAAAGAGCAGACAGGTTTAAGTCGACCGCTGTTTAAATGTTTTTTTAGCTTTCCATCACTGATGGCATACAAAGAAGCAATGAACAGATAATCATTTTTCAGATCAAGTTTAATTGCAACCATAATGTTAGCATCATAATGTTTTACAATTTCAATGCTGTTGGGCTCTTTTGGATTTTTACCAATATAATCCGGAAACTCAAGCATTTCAGAAATATGGGGCAAGTAAGCGAGACAATCGGGATGCCTTTTTTCAATATGAACGCGAAGTCCCTTTGACTGGTAAATCGGCCCGCATGGTAAATTGGACTGTGTGACAAGGTTAAATTCTGGCAGATATTCACCTGCTTTTATCATTTTGTTGAAATCAACCATATGCCGCCTCACTTGTTTACAAGAATAAGAACATTATACTAAAAATTACAAAGAAAAGCAAAAGAGGCAAGCGTACGAATTTGGCGTACAATTCAAGGCTGTATGTAGAAGGAGAATGATAAAGCCGCTCAAAAACCATTGAACGGTTTTTTTATTGAGGAGGTGCCAATTATGGCAAAAACCAAAGTCATCACAATCTCTAATCAAAAAGGTGGCGTCGGCAATAAATCGTGGATCGTTTTTAGCCGAATGTGTGAGGAGCTGTGCGACGAGCACGGCGGTGCGAAGCAGCGCGATCCTCGAACGAAGACCATTTTAAAGAGATGACCAGTCATAGCAGTATGGCTGTTTTTTATTTTTTGAAAAGTTTAAGGAAATATGGTATAATATAAAAAGAAACAGGGACACCGGCAACGGCCAGCCCCAATAATTCATTAGATTTGACCGTTAGTGCTCGTGGAAAAGGCTAACGGTCGTTCTTGTTTATGCAGCCTACGATAAACGCAATAAGCGCCAGAATCAGAATCAACTGGTTACTGTCCATAAACGGGCACCCCATTTCCGGGGCAAGATTAACCATGCCAGTGCCACAAGAGCCGGATGCTCCTGTCTGGCTAGTATAGCATATCCTTTCCTTAAAAACAATTTATCGTTAAAGCCTTTGAGGATATAACTTTTTAAAGAGATGACCAGTCATAGGGATATGGCTGTTTTTTTATTTTTTGAGACTTGACAGAAAAACAGCCTCTGCGGTGAAGCGGAGGCTGTTTTGCCATCAGGCTAAGGTGTCTTTATATTCGGGATGCTTGTCATATTCTACCTTTGCAAAGGGACATCTTGGAATAAGCTTCCAGTGATTCTGGCGCGCGGCTTCAACGGTCTGCCGCACCAGCTCTTTCGCAATACCCAGGCCGTTGTAGCTGTTGTCAACGCCCACATGAGTGATGATAAAGGTGTTGTCCGTGGTGGGCTCAAGGTTCAGCTCGCCAACCTCGTAGTTTTCCGGAGTCAGGACAAAGAAACGGTTGGGCTCACTCTTGTAGCGCAGGCTTTTTACCTTATGGTTTCTGCCGCACAGCTGCACAAAGTAGTCCTCAATAAATTTTGAGGCCACCGCGCCGTCAGAGGCCGCGGTGATGATCTGGCGCAGCGGCTTGGTGCGGACATCGCCGACCGCGTAGATGCCTTCCACATTGGTCTGAGTGGTTTCATCAGCTATGATGTAGCCTGCCTCGTCGATATCCACAATGCCCTCGAACAGATCCGTGTTGGGGCGCCGGCCAATGGCGATAAACAGCCCGTCACAGTCTAACTGGGAAACCGCGCCGGTCTCGGTGTTTTCAAGCTTAATACCAGTTAAAAGGTCACCGTAAATGGGTTCCACCACCTGGCTGCTCCAGATAAATTCGATATTTTCGGCCTCATCCAGTGGCGCCAGATAGGTCTTGGTAGCGTTTAGCCGGTTGCGGCGGTGAATGAGGTAAACCTTTTTACAGATTTTGGACAGATACAGGGCATCGGCCACCGCGGAGTTGCCGCCGCCCACAACAGCGACCACTTTATTTTTGAAGAACATGCCGTCACAGGTGGCACAGTAGGCTACGCCGCGTCCACGCAGCTCATCTTCATGGGGAAGGTTGAGGCTTCGCGGGGCGGCGCCGGTGGCGATGATCAGGGCCTTGCACTCATACTCGGCACTGTTTGTCTTGATGCGTTTTGGCTGGCCGCTGGCTTCGATACTGACGACCTCGCCGTATTCGGAGATCACGCCAAAACGTTCCGCGCCCAGCTTCATACGCTCACTCAGCTCATGGCCGTCAATCCCTTCATTAAATCCAGGATAATTATCGACCTGGCTGGTGGTCGCCATCTGCCCGCCCGGCCACATCTTTTCTAAAATCATGGTTTTCAGGTTCGCCCGGGCGCAGTATAGCGCGGCTGTATAGCCTGCAGGTCCGCCGCCCAGTACAATAACGTCAAACATCTTCATTTATGTTGCCCCCTTAGCACAGTGGCCTTTTTGACCAAGGATTAAAACGAATACATCGCTTGGTTTAAAGTCCTTTGATAATTTTCTTCTATTATACCATACATACCCTTTGGGTGCAAAAACAAATCATTCCAGATACGCTATTGACTTTTTCGCCCTAGGCTGTTAAAATAACTGTATAATATGTAATTTATAAAGTTACAGAAAATTGCAGCAACTTCCAAAAGGAGACAAATAATGGAAAATAATAAATACGACGTGATCATATTAGGCGGCGGGCCGGGCGGTTACACAGCGGCACTGTACTGCGCGCGCGCAGGCCTTTCTACAATGGTGCTCGAAAAGATGTGGCCGGGCGGACAGATGGCGACCACCAGCCGGGTCGACAATTACCCGGGATTTGAGGAGGGCGTGGACGGCGTTGAGCTCAGCGGAAAGATGCAGCAGAGCGCCGAACGCTTTGGCGTTGTAACAGAAATCGGCGAGGTGTTATCCATTGATCTGGAGAGACAGCCGAAGGTAATCCGGACGGGCAAGGGCGAGTTTGAGGCAGGGGCCGTTATTTTAGCGACAGGCGCAGCCCCCAGAACACTCGGTATTCCCGGGGAGGATGAGCTCCGCGGCAGAGGGATGGCTTATTGCGCGACCTGTGACGGTATGTTTTACCGCAACCGGACAGTGGTTGTGGTGGGCGGCGGTAACTCCGCGGTGGCGGACGCCCTGTTTTTAGCAAAAATCTGCAAGAAGGTTTATATTGTGCACCGCCGAGATACCCTCAGGGCATCAAAAACATACATGAAGACTTTAGAAAAAACTGAAAACATTGAATTTGTCTGGGATTCCAGAGTGGTCGAGGTGCTTCATGACGACCTGGTAACCGGCGTAAAGGTAGAGAATGTTAAAACCGGCGAGGTGTCAGAGCTTTCCTGCGACGGTGTTTTTGTAGCGGTTGGCCGGACGCCGAACACAGATATGTTCAAGGGCGTTCTGGACCTTGACGCGCAGGGCTACCTGATTGCGGACGAGACAACAAAAACCAATATCCCTGGTGTCTTTGCGGTCGGTGACGTGCGCACTAAGCCCTTGCGCCAGATTGTTACCGCTACGGCTGACGGCGCGGTAGCGTCTAAATATGCTGAGGAATACCTGGCAGAGCTCTGTGCCGATAAATAGACACTCTGGTGGACAGAGAGCAGCAGCAGTGTTTTACCTGACTGTCAGAGGGTATATAGTCTTCAACTGAATTGTGAAAGAAGGCTATAATATGATTGAATATAAAAATGGTGAAAACCGCATCTATGCTGTGACTGATGGAGGAACAGAGGTCGGAGAAATCGAATTTGTGCCGACCGGAGAGAGCATGTTTATTATCTCGCATACAGAAGTGGCAGAAGACATGGGAGGCCTGGGCATTGGAAAAGTACTGGTCGAAAAAGCAGTACAAAAGGCAAGGGATGAAAACAAAAAAATCATTCCGCTGTGTCCCTTTGCGCGGGCGGAGTTTGACAAACACCCTGAATACCGCGAGTTAGAAGCCAACGCATAAAAGCGACATCCCGGTTTGATCTTTATTAAACCGGGATGTCTTTGTTTCGTTTAAGCTTTTTTCAGATTTAAAACTTAACAGAAGTTGGATTCGTCTTCAATATGCATTCAGGTTGATTTGTGGTATAATAACCAATAAAATTTGAATAACCAAGGTGTAAAAATGAACTTAGATATTTTAAAAAATACATTTACAAGCAACGAGCTGCTGACCGGTGATTTTGGTCTGGAACGCGAAGGCTTGCGGGTGACAGCGGCAGGAAAGCTCGCCATGACACCGCATCCGGCGATTTTTGGCAACAAGCTGAAAAACCCTTACATCACAACCGATTTTTCAGAAAGCCAGGTGGAGGTCGTTACACCAGCCTATGACACAGTGCCTAAGACTTACGCGGTGCTTGAAGGGCTTTGCGACATCGTCAACAATGAAATCGGAGACGAGTATTTCTGGCCCCAGTCCATGCCCTGTGACATTCCAGAGGACGGGGACATCCCCATCGCGGTGTATGAGGGCGAAAAGGACGCCGAGGCGGCGATGGCCTACCGGAAAGGGCTGATTGAGCGTTACGGCGGCAAAAAACAGCTGATTTCCGGCATTCATTTCAATTTTTCCTTTACCGAACGTTTTATTGATAAGCTGCACGCTGCCGTCGCGCCGGAGAAGCCGCGCAAGGACTTCAAGGATGGCGTATACCTCAAGCTGGTCCGAAACTATCTGCGCTACCGGTGGCTGGTTATCTACCTTTTAGGCTGCAGCTCGGCCCTGCATAAAAGCTACATTCCCGAATGTGTCAGCCAGATGGAGCCTGTGGGTGATGACTCCTATGTGTTAAAAACTGGCCCATCCTTCAGAAATTCCATCTGCGGCTATAAAAATAAAATCGCCCTTTTCCCAAGCTACCGCACCGTCAGAGAGTATACGGCGGATGTCCAGAACTTTGTGGACAAGGGCCTGATCTCAGCGCCCAAGGAGCTCTATACCCAAATTCGGATGAAGGCAAAGGGTGTGGACAATATTCTAGAATCACTGGAAGAGGATGGCATTAAATACCTTGAAATCCGGACAGTGGACCTGAATGTCTTTGACAAATGCGGCATTGCCGAAAAGGATCTGGTGTTTCTGCACCAGTTTATGCTCTACCTGCTGGTTGAAGAGGAATCAGACGATGCGGACTGGCAGAAGGAGGGGCTTGAAAATGAAGAAAAAGTCGCCTTTTTTGGTCTGGACCCCAACCTTATGATCCGCCAGAACGGCAAAGAGGTCTCTATGACCCGCTGGGCCCTTGAGATTCTCGAAAAAATGCAGAAGATGGATATTGAGCTGGAACTCGGAAACGGCGGTGTGCTGAAGGTAATGACGGACCGTGTTATCCATCCGGAGCATACCTACGCTTACCGGATGGCCGAAATTGTGGAAAAGGAAGGCTATCTAAAGGGGATGATGCGTCTGGCGGAAACCTATAAAAAGGAAAGCCACGACACCCGTTATCTTTTAAAGGGCTTTGATAACTATGAGCTTTCCACCCAGATCCTTATCAAGGAAGCCATCACCCGAGGCGTTCCAGTTGAGGAAATCGACCCTCAGGATAATTTTATCGGCCTTGGCAGGGGAGATAAGAAGACCTATGTCAAGCAGGCGACAAAAACGGAGCTGGACAATTATATCACCGTTCTCGTTATGGAAAATAAGGTGGTTACCAAGAAAATCATGGCGCAAAAGGGCATTCCGGTACCAGCCGGCGAGGAATTCTCAAGCTATGATGAAGCCGCGCGCCGCATTGGCCCCTATGTCGGGAAAAAGGTAGTTATTAAGCCAAAATCCACAAACTATGGGCTGGGAATCTGTATCTTTGACCAGGGAGGCAGCGAGAAGGACCTCCTTGAAGCAGTTGAAATTGCCTTCGAATACGACAAGACTGTCATCATTGAGGAGTTTATCCCGGGACAGGAATACCGCTTCCTGGTGATCGGCGGGGAGGTGGCCGCAGTTCTGAAGCGTGTTCCGGCCAATGTGACCGGCGATGGCGTCCACACCATCACCCAGCTGGTCGATGTTAAAAACAGACATCCCTTCAGAGGCTACGGCTATACTGCGCCCCTTAAAAAAATTGAGCTGGACGAGCAGACCGAGCTTTATTTAAAACAGCAGGAGCTGAAATTTGGCGATGTGCTGCCAGATGGAAAAACAGTCTATCTGCGGGGCAACTCGAACATCAGCACCGGCGGCGACAGCATTGACATGACCGATGAAATGCCGGACTTCTTTAAACGCATTGCCGTGGAGGCCGCGGCATCGGTGAAGGCTGTATTCTGCGGTGTGGATATCATCATTGAGGACTACCGGGACGAGAAATCACCCTTCGGCATCATTGAACTGAATTTTAATCCGAGTACCGATATGCACGCTTACCCTTATCAGGGAACTGAACGGCGCACCGGCGAGTTTATCCTGCGCGCCCTTGGACTCATTGAAAATTAAAGCATTCGGCTAATGTTTAAAGAATAAGGAGACAACAGAAGTGGGAATTATTTACGAGAAAAAACAGAAGATCAACGGCTATGAATGCACCTATAATTATCAGCTGCAGCCGACAGCAGCGTTGAACTACTTTCAGCAGACCAGCCAGGAGCAGAGCGAGCAGCTCGGCGTAGGGCCAGAGGTTCTGGATGAGATGGGCCTGGCCTGGTTCCTGGTAAAATACAAGCTGCAGTTTCATGAATACCCGAAGTTTAACGATGAGGTTATGGTCGAGACGGAGGCCATCGCCTTTGACAAATTCGCCGCCCACCGTCGTTTTGCCATCAAATCTCTGGATGGCAGAATGATGGTGGAGGGCGATACGGAATGGATGCTGCAAAACCGCAGTGAAAATCGTCTGGAGCGGCTGAGCAATGTGCCGGAGCTGGACGTTTACGAAAGCGGCCACGAAAACCATTTTAAGCTTAAACGGGTCGCGAAGGTGGATGAATGGACGGATTCCAAGAATTTTCAGGTTCGTTACCTGGACATTGATTTTAACAGCCACGTCAACCATGTCAAGTATCTGGCGTGGGCGCTGGAGACCCTGCCCCTGGAAAAGGTAAAGGCAGGCGAGATCGAAACCGCGAAAATTATCTACAAAAATCAGGGCTTCTACGGCGACATGATCACCGTGAAATCTGCCGAAATCGCTGAGGACACTTACCGAATGGACATCGAGAACCAGGAGGGAACCCTCCTCTGTCAGATTGAAATGACCATGAGGATAAGGGAGGAATGACGATGAGGTTTGAGAAAACAGCGCTGGTGCTGGAGGGCGGCGGCTTCAGAGGCATTTATTCCTCCGGCGTGCTGGATTATTTTATGGAAAAGTCACTGGAATTTCCTTACATCATCGGTGTTTCCATGGGCGCTATCAACGGCGCCAACTATATTTCTGAGCAGCCGGGCCGCAGCTTTGCCATCGCGGAAACCTTTATGCCGGATAAGCGGTATATGGGGATGGGGAATCTGCTGAAGGAAGGAAATTTTTTCAGCCGCAGCTTTGCCTATAACGAGCTGCCGAGACGTTATAATATTTTTGATATGAAAACCTACTACAGCTCTGACATCGCCTTTTACCTGACTGCTACCGACTGTGAAAGCGGGGAGGCCCGCTATTTTGAAAAGATGGAGGGCGATGTGGCGGAGCTCATTGCCGCGTCCACTTCGCTGCCGTTTATGAGCCAGATGGTGGAAATCGACGGCAGGCCTTACATGGATGGCGGGATTGCGGATTCCGTCCCGGTCCGGCGGGCGCTTTCGGACGGCAACGAGAAAGCCGTCCTGGTACTGACCCGTGAAAAAGGCTACCGGAAGGAGCCCTATGGCCATGAAAGGATGGTGCGCTCCTATTACCGGAAGCACCCGGCCTTTGCCGATGGCATACTAAACCGCCATCTGTTTTACAACGAAACCATGGATCTCATTGACGCGCTGGAGGACGAAGGGAAGATTTACGTGCTGCGGCCAGAAAACCCCATTGAGACAAAGGTGATCGACCGCAACCCAGAGGGCGTTCAGAAGAGCTATAAGACCGGCTATGATCAGGCAAAGGCCGAGTGGGCGGCACTCATGGCCTACCTGGAAAAATAAGAAAAATTGAAGAAAGTTTACAAAGGGCAAAGCCAAAGAGTGTTCTGGCTTTGCCTTTTTTGACACTTCGGGCGTTTTGGCAGTAGACGGGCCGAGGTTTTTCCCATATAATTGTAAGTAATAAACTGGGGAGGACATCATCATGAAAATGCATGATTTTTATATCGGAAAGGCCTTTGACGCCTACGACTACTTTGGTGCGCACCGCATTGAAAAGGCCGGCCGGGAGGGCTTTGTTTTCAGAGTATACGCGCCGGGAGCAGAAGCGGTTACGCTCATCGGGGAGTTTAACGGCTGGCAGGACACCCCCATGAAGCCCCTTGGTACGGGAGGAATCTATGAATGCTTTGTAGAGAATGCAGACGCCGGGATGCTCTATAAATATCGGATTCACCAAATGGACGGGCGTGTGCTGGACCGGGCAGACCCTTATGGCTGCGCTATGGAGCTGCGGCCAAATTCTGCATCGGTTTTAGTGAAGTGGGATTACGTGTTCAAGGACGAGGCATGGCTTAAGAAAAGAGCGAAGCGGCCCCATTATAATGAGCCCATGAGCATTTATGAGATGCATTTTGGCTCCTGGCGGCGTAAGGCGGAGGAGGGTCCAGCGGGCTGGTACAGCTATGAAGAGCTGTGCGGGGAGCTCCTGGATTATGTGCGTGAGCACGGCTTTACCCATGTGGAATTTCTTCCGCTGACAGAGTACCCTGCCGATGAGTCCTGGGGGTATCAGGTGTCGGGCTTTTATAGCGCGACCTCCCGCTACGGTACGCCGGCAGAGCTGCAGTATCTCATCGATACCTTCCACCAGGCTGGGATTGGTGTGATTCTGGATTTTGTCCCCGTACATTTTGCCACCAACGATTATGCCCTGACTCAGTTTGACGGATCAGCACTGTACGAATACCCTGACGCGGATACAGGCTACAGCGAATGGGGTTCCTATAATTTTAATTTTTACCGGGGAGAGGTACGGAGTTTTCTTCAGTCGGCGGCAGCCTTCTGGATCGAGAAATACCATTTTGACGGCCTGCGCATGGATGCCATCAGCAACGCCCTGTACTGGCAGGGAGACGCCGCCCGCGGTGTCAATGAGGGGGCGGTTGAGTTTATCCAGACCATGAATGAGGGCCTGGCGGAGCGTTATCCAGGAGTGCTGCGCATGGCCGAGGATTCCACCAATTTTTTAAAGGTGACAGCGCCTGTGAAATATGGCGGGCTGGGCTTTGATTATAAATGGGATATGGGGTGGATGAATGATACCCTGGATTTTATGAAGATTCACCCGGATGACCGCAAGGACCACATGGGCAGGCTGGCCTTTTCCATGCATTATTTTTATAATGAGCTTTATATGCTGCCCTTTTCCCACGATGAGGTAGTGCATGGGAAAAAAACTATTTTGGATAAAATGAACGGCAGCTATGAAGAAAAGTTTGAGCAGGCGCGTCTTTTGTATCTCTACATGTTTACCCATCCCGGTAAAAAGCTGAACTTCATGGGGAACGAAATGGGGCATTTCAGAGAGTGGGATGAAGCGCGCGAGCTGGACTGGGGACTGCTCAAATACCCTGCCCATCAGGAATTTTCTGATTATTTTTCTGCCCTGAACCAGTTTTACAGGATGTGCCCGGCGCTCTATGAAAATGACTACCACAGCGGATATTTTTCCTTTGTTCCGGTTAAAACAAAGGAAACTGCCGTGCTGGCTTACCGGCGCAGCGCGGGCGAGCAGGAGCTGCTGACAGTGCTTAATTTTGCCGCGAAACCTGTTGAGGAACTGATTCTTGAGATGACAGAAAGCAAAAAAGTTAAAGAAATTTTCAGTACTGGTAATAATAGCAAAAGAATCGCCTATAAGTTAAAAACCCAGAGGGCTGAATTAATGTCCGCACCACATCGTGCCGGCAAATCAAAAAAGGCAGAAAGCCCGGCTTTAAAGCCAGAGCCAGAGCGTTCACATCTACTAAAAATGGCGCTGGAGGGCTTTGAAGGAATTGTTTTTGAGATTGTAAAATAGAAAACAACCAGCAGAAGAAATAATTACTTCTGCTGGTTGTTTTTTAGTTTCAAAAAATAATAAACTATTATGTAATATAATAAAATCGTTGACAAAAAATAGAATGTCCTGTATGATGAGATATAAGCAGTCAAATAATTTAGAAATGATTATAATTTAACAAGAGGGCGAATGTGAAATACAGATTTTGGGGTGGGGAAAAGAAAGCGTCTCCCGGGCAGGAGCGGGATGAGGCTCAGGACAATCGTTTTGTAAAGCTTGTCAACAGCATTATCCGCTTTGCGGTTCAGAAAAAAGCCTCGGATATTCATTTTGAGGTGATGAACCCGGATAAGATGCGGGTCCGTATCCGCATCGACGGTGAGCTGGTCACGACGATGGAGGTTACTGAAAAAGATTATCTTGGTATGATCAGCCGGATAAAGATTTTATCCGGGCTCGATATTTCAGAGAAACGTAGACCACAGGATGG containing:
- the gshAB gene encoding bifunctional glutamate--cysteine ligase GshA/glutathione synthetase GshB translates to MNLDILKNTFTSNELLTGDFGLEREGLRVTAAGKLAMTPHPAIFGNKLKNPYITTDFSESQVEVVTPAYDTVPKTYAVLEGLCDIVNNEIGDEYFWPQSMPCDIPEDGDIPIAVYEGEKDAEAAMAYRKGLIERYGGKKQLISGIHFNFSFTERFIDKLHAAVAPEKPRKDFKDGVYLKLVRNYLRYRWLVIYLLGCSSALHKSYIPECVSQMEPVGDDSYVLKTGPSFRNSICGYKNKIALFPSYRTVREYTADVQNFVDKGLISAPKELYTQIRMKAKGVDNILESLEEDGIKYLEIRTVDLNVFDKCGIAEKDLVFLHQFMLYLLVEEESDDADWQKEGLENEEKVAFFGLDPNLMIRQNGKEVSMTRWALEILEKMQKMDIELELGNGGVLKVMTDRVIHPEHTYAYRMAEIVEKEGYLKGMMRLAETYKKESHDTRYLLKGFDNYELSTQILIKEAITRGVPVEEIDPQDNFIGLGRGDKKTYVKQATKTELDNYITVLVMENKVVTKKIMAQKGIPVPAGEEFSSYDEAARRIGPYVGKKVVIKPKSTNYGLGICIFDQGGSEKDLLEAVEIAFEYDKTVIIEEFIPGQEYRFLVIGGEVAAVLKRVPANVTGDGVHTITQLVDVKNRHPFRGYGYTAPLKKIELDEQTELYLKQQELKFGDVLPDGKTVYLRGNSNISTGGDSIDMTDEMPDFFKRIAVEAAASVKAVFCGVDIIIEDYRDEKSPFGIIELNFNPSTDMHAYPYQGTERRTGEFILRALGLIEN
- a CDS encoding GNAT family N-acetyltransferase codes for the protein MIEYKNGENRIYAVTDGGTEVGEIEFVPTGESMFIISHTEVAEDMGGLGIGKVLVEKAVQKARDENKKIIPLCPFARAEFDKHPEYRELEANA
- a CDS encoding acyl-[acyl-carrier-protein] thioesterase, giving the protein MGIIYEKKQKINGYECTYNYQLQPTAALNYFQQTSQEQSEQLGVGPEVLDEMGLAWFLVKYKLQFHEYPKFNDEVMVETEAIAFDKFAAHRRFAIKSLDGRMMVEGDTEWMLQNRSENRLERLSNVPELDVYESGHENHFKLKRVAKVDEWTDSKNFQVRYLDIDFNSHVNHVKYLAWALETLPLEKVKAGEIETAKIIYKNQGFYGDMITVKSAEIAEDTYRMDIENQEGTLLCQIEMTMRIREE
- the trxB gene encoding thioredoxin-disulfide reductase produces the protein MKMFDVIVLGGGPAGYTAALYCARANLKTMILEKMWPGGQMATTSQVDNYPGFNEGIDGHELSERMKLGAERFGVISEYGEVVSIEASGQPKRIKTNSAEYECKALIIATGAAPRSLNLPHEDELRGRGVAYCATCDGMFFKNKVVAVVGGGNSAVADALYLSKICKKVYLIHRRNRLNATKTYLAPLDEAENIEFIWSSQVVEPIYGDLLTGIKLENTETGAVSQLDCDGLFIAIGRRPNTDLFEGIVDIDEAGYIIADETTQTNVEGIYAVGDVRTKPLRQIITAASDGAVASKFIEDYFVQLCGRNHKVKSLRYKSEPNRFFVLTPENYEVGELNLEPTTDNTFIITHVGVDNSYNGLGIAKELVRQTVEAARQNHWKLIPRCPFAKVEYDKHPEYKDTLA
- the trxB gene encoding thioredoxin-disulfide reductase, with the protein product MENNKYDVIILGGGPGGYTAALYCARAGLSTMVLEKMWPGGQMATTSRVDNYPGFEEGVDGVELSGKMQQSAERFGVVTEIGEVLSIDLERQPKVIRTGKGEFEAGAVILATGAAPRTLGIPGEDELRGRGMAYCATCDGMFYRNRTVVVVGGGNSAVADALFLAKICKKVYIVHRRDTLRASKTYMKTLEKTENIEFVWDSRVVEVLHDDLVTGVKVENVKTGEVSELSCDGVFVAVGRTPNTDMFKGVLDLDAQGYLIADETTKTNIPGVFAVGDVRTKPLRQIVTATADGAVASKYAEEYLAELCADK